In Paenibacillus hexagrammi, the following are encoded in one genomic region:
- a CDS encoding PA14 domain-containing protein: protein MVQRKSIGLILLITLLISMFSGIPSFALEEGGGSSPSDVSVILDKSCINLSPGQDGTITATVITEQFSEKGVEATSSDSTIATVTNNDYNATEGKTSIIVKALKAGTATITVLSKADDTKVKTCTITVDPNNFSEDFNDGKLSDWNTYGDSNMVWSASTGALAVNAGGGYKAVNLGTDFDNFIYESDISISGGANNDNAGLIFRVSNPTAGADNLKGYYAGIRNGNTVQIGRFNNNWKELASVYCPINPNTTYRLKVIVNGSRIDVYVDNKLIASANDDMWTHGAIGSRTWNVNAKFDNISVQRIIPVTNIESDKNALTLDAIGEDTLTASVIPESATFKKVHFTSNNPNVTLSNEVYNEANKTTSVTVKALNTGTEAIHAAITATAEDPAAITKVIDVTVNAPKDQGAAYQAKVAAAEAAVVKAEASKNQTDVDYARTLVIVLNDPEKTNLGIRIDAVQEMINSTPVYHGLKGDYYTTTSNESADFKTLVATYADENIDFYNNFTGIFTERVGRSEGVAVRWTGKIEPKYNENYTFYLVGDNGFRLWIDDKLVIDHWVNDYEVPQTSIPVKLTAGTKHNIKLEYFQAIGGADLRLEWSSASQSREIIPPDRFYQPDGSTLAIVSSIDAVTINNSQQYSRPALPAKVTVHYSDGTAKEVFVKWNLSDMSIFNQLGEVTVTGKITGSNVPAVAKVNVVAYTHWEKQQASIMTQWSDEITSSTIPFENDYPRMQMKRSDWLNLNGLWQFQGGSASDAVPVGTNLNREIMVPYPMESALSGVMMHYDRAWYKRTFTVPENWQGKKIQLNFGAVDWEAEVYINGHSMGVHKGGYDSFNYDITPYLKDTGEQELIVRVYDPTDAVGNPRGKQTLNPGGIMYTSTSGIWQTVWMEPVSDESSIDSLQLVPDLDGQRLKITVKTAGAAEGTTVTAVAKDGTAIAGTVSGDANTELYIPIQNPKLWSPENPFLYDLEVRLEKGSTTLDTVESYFGMRKISVETKDGYKKIFLNNKETFLMGPLDQGFWPDGLYTAPTDEALKYDIVKEKELGFNMVRKHIKVEPQRWYYWADKLGIMVWQDMPSENSYVPGGQYVPPLEKTQYEAELKRMVESHYNSPSIILWCVFNENQGQYEPERLVNFVKSLDSTRLINQGSGDPRVGAGDMEDIHSYPPPAYPKSISQVRVNGEYGGIGLKVDGHLWNPSSLFYYTMVNNGEELADVYESYADLLLDFKTNHGLSAAVYTEITDVEIELNGLMTYDRKVMKADASRIREINQNIINKLSSVTEILPTSKTQPKTWKYTTTSPAQEWNSTSFDDTSWSSGSGGFGGGNPPNISIGTAWNTNDIWMRTTFNPGSLTSDDINSLSFNIFYDEDCEIYINGVLAGTATGYTTNYVKLTMNDDGKKAIIPNADNVIAVHVHQTTGGQGIDVGIAKFGLMNSTKSSNADLSDLKVGGTTIPAFHASTTSYAVELPEGTTAVPEVTAEAADIDHATIVVTQPLELPGSAVVSVTAEDGTVKTYTIAFTVIQTQTPGATTASLDGIAQTTPGQTFDLSYALSSSVTNTTYFAQDITVSYDADKLEYINATSLNEQCFVLDQMETPGQVRIITANPGGAAANEALMKLTLMKLTFKAKGLTESASAAVSLSKVIAADGNGMESEIEGGSHTILIKSVDKTALAALILHAQSNHDAAVEGSRNGQYPVGSKALLQAAIDQASAVAANESASQDDVDQAVTVLNTALQTFVSSVNTSTPGDVNGDDRYSVGDLALVAVNYGKDSTDSSWQQIKAMDINGDGVINLLDLAAVASKILNVE from the coding sequence ATGGTTCAGAGGAAAAGCATCGGTTTGATATTATTAATTACCTTGCTGATATCCATGTTTTCAGGTATTCCAAGCTTTGCACTAGAAGAAGGTGGAGGTTCATCGCCATCTGATGTTTCAGTGATTCTTGACAAGAGCTGCATAAATCTTTCGCCAGGACAGGACGGTACAATAACAGCAACTGTGATAACAGAGCAATTTTCAGAAAAAGGTGTTGAGGCTACATCTTCAGATAGTACTATAGCTACCGTAACTAATAATGATTATAATGCTACGGAAGGTAAAACCAGTATTATTGTGAAAGCTTTAAAAGCAGGTACGGCTACTATCACTGTTTTATCAAAGGCTGATGATACAAAAGTAAAAACCTGCACGATTACAGTTGACCCAAATAATTTTTCCGAGGATTTTAATGATGGCAAGTTATCTGATTGGAATACCTATGGTGACAGCAATATGGTTTGGAGCGCTTCAACAGGAGCTTTAGCTGTAAATGCCGGAGGCGGGTACAAAGCTGTTAATTTGGGAACTGATTTTGATAATTTTATTTATGAATCAGATATCTCTATAAGCGGTGGGGCCAATAATGATAACGCGGGTCTTATTTTCAGAGTCAGTAATCCTACAGCAGGAGCTGACAATCTTAAAGGGTACTATGCAGGGATCCGGAATGGGAATACGGTCCAGATAGGTCGTTTCAATAATAATTGGAAAGAATTGGCCTCCGTATATTGTCCTATCAACCCGAATACCACATATCGCTTGAAGGTCATCGTAAATGGCAGCCGCATCGATGTATATGTGGATAATAAACTTATAGCCAGTGCAAATGATGACATGTGGACACATGGAGCCATAGGCTCTCGAACATGGAATGTCAATGCTAAATTTGATAACATTTCTGTTCAAAGAATAATTCCGGTTACAAACATTGAGTCTGATAAGAATGCACTGACCTTGGATGCCATAGGAGAAGATACTCTGACAGCTTCTGTAATTCCTGAAAGTGCAACCTTTAAGAAAGTGCACTTTACTTCAAATAACCCAAATGTTACTTTATCAAACGAAGTATACAATGAAGCAAACAAAACAACATCTGTTACAGTTAAAGCTTTAAATACCGGTACAGAAGCCATACACGCTGCTATAACAGCAACAGCAGAAGATCCTGCAGCTATTACCAAAGTAATTGATGTAACAGTGAATGCACCGAAAGATCAAGGTGCTGCTTATCAGGCAAAGGTAGCTGCGGCTGAAGCGGCAGTAGTAAAAGCTGAAGCATCAAAAAACCAGACAGATGTGGACTACGCTAGAACTTTAGTAATTGTATTGAATGACCCAGAAAAAACAAACCTTGGCATAAGGATTGATGCTGTACAGGAGATGATCAACAGCACACCTGTTTATCATGGATTAAAAGGTGATTATTACACAACTACTTCAAATGAAAGTGCAGACTTTAAAACCCTTGTAGCTACATATGCAGACGAAAATATTGATTTTTACAATAATTTCACGGGCATTTTCACGGAACGTGTGGGCAGGTCCGAAGGAGTTGCAGTACGCTGGACAGGTAAAATTGAGCCTAAGTATAATGAAAATTACACTTTTTATTTAGTAGGAGACAATGGGTTCAGATTATGGATCGATGATAAACTGGTGATTGACCACTGGGTCAATGACTATGAGGTTCCTCAAACAAGCATTCCAGTTAAGTTAACTGCAGGAACAAAACACAATATTAAGCTTGAATATTTCCAGGCCATAGGCGGAGCAGACTTAAGACTAGAATGGTCAAGTGCGAGCCAAAGTCGGGAAATTATTCCGCCTGACCGCTTTTATCAGCCTGACGGCAGTACTCTGGCTATCGTAAGTTCAATTGATGCGGTAACCATCAACAATTCTCAGCAGTATTCACGACCTGCACTTCCTGCTAAAGTAACCGTTCATTACAGTGACGGTACAGCAAAAGAGGTTTTTGTCAAATGGAATTTAAGTGATATGTCCATATTCAACCAATTAGGTGAAGTTACCGTAACTGGTAAAATAACAGGGTCGAATGTTCCTGCTGTTGCCAAAGTGAATGTAGTTGCCTATACCCATTGGGAGAAGCAGCAGGCTTCCATCATGACGCAATGGTCTGATGAGATAACTTCTTCCACCATTCCTTTTGAAAACGATTACCCAAGAATGCAGATGAAAAGAAGTGATTGGCTGAACTTAAACGGATTATGGCAGTTCCAGGGAGGGTCTGCTTCAGATGCAGTTCCTGTAGGGACTAACCTGAACAGGGAAATCATGGTTCCCTATCCTATGGAGTCAGCTCTTTCAGGAGTAATGATGCATTATGACCGTGCATGGTATAAGAGAACTTTCACAGTCCCAGAAAACTGGCAGGGCAAGAAAATACAATTGAATTTCGGTGCTGTTGATTGGGAAGCAGAAGTCTATATAAACGGACATAGTATGGGAGTTCATAAAGGTGGTTATGATTCTTTCAACTATGATATAACACCTTACTTAAAGGATACAGGAGAGCAGGAACTGATAGTCAGGGTATACGACCCAACAGATGCTGTTGGTAATCCGAGAGGTAAGCAAACATTAAATCCAGGCGGTATCATGTACACCTCTACATCAGGAATATGGCAGACAGTCTGGATGGAGCCTGTTTCTGATGAAAGCAGCATTGACAGCCTGCAGTTGGTGCCGGATCTAGACGGCCAGCGTCTTAAGATCACAGTAAAAACAGCAGGGGCAGCAGAAGGAACAACTGTAACAGCAGTTGCAAAGGATGGTACAGCAATTGCTGGAACTGTAAGCGGTGATGCCAATACAGAATTGTATATTCCCATACAGAATCCAAAACTCTGGTCACCAGAGAATCCATTCCTCTACGACCTTGAAGTTCGATTGGAAAAGGGTTCAACAACATTAGACACTGTTGAAAGTTATTTCGGAATGCGTAAGATATCTGTAGAAACAAAAGACGGATATAAGAAAATCTTCTTGAACAACAAGGAAACTTTCCTAATGGGGCCTCTAGATCAAGGTTTCTGGCCTGATGGACTTTATACAGCTCCTACGGATGAAGCCCTTAAGTATGATATCGTGAAGGAAAAAGAGCTGGGCTTCAACATGGTTAGAAAGCATATTAAGGTTGAGCCTCAGAGATGGTACTATTGGGCAGACAAACTAGGCATCATGGTATGGCAGGATATGCCTTCTGAAAACTCTTACGTGCCTGGAGGCCAATATGTTCCTCCTCTCGAAAAGACTCAGTACGAAGCAGAATTAAAGCGTATGGTTGAAAGCCATTATAACAGCCCTTCCATTATTCTGTGGTGTGTATTTAATGAGAATCAGGGTCAATATGAACCTGAAAGACTTGTTAACTTTGTAAAAAGTCTTGATTCAACTCGCCTTATCAATCAGGGTAGTGGTGACCCTCGTGTAGGCGCAGGTGATATGGAAGACATACACAGCTATCCACCTCCAGCATATCCGAAAAGCATCTCTCAGGTAAGGGTTAACGGGGAATACGGCGGTATAGGATTGAAGGTAGACGGACATCTGTGGAATCCGAGTTCTTTATTCTATTACACGATGGTGAATAACGGAGAAGAATTAGCTGATGTATATGAATCGTATGCAGACTTGCTTCTGGACTTTAAGACAAATCATGGATTAAGCGCAGCCGTTTATACAGAGATAACTGACGTTGAAATAGAGCTTAACGGATTAATGACATATGACAGGAAGGTCATGAAGGCAGATGCCAGCAGGATTAGGGAGATCAACCAAAATATCATTAATAAGCTTAGCAGCGTAACAGAAATATTGCCAACATCAAAGACACAGCCAAAAACCTGGAAGTATACGACAACATCTCCAGCACAAGAATGGAATTCAACAAGTTTTGATGATACTTCATGGAGTTCCGGCTCAGGTGGATTTGGAGGGGGCAACCCACCGAATATTTCAATTGGAACTGCGTGGAACACAAATGACATATGGATGCGTACTACATTTAATCCAGGATCTTTGACCTCTGATGATATAAATAGCCTTTCATTCAATATTTTCTATGATGAGGATTGTGAGATTTATATCAACGGTGTCCTTGCAGGAACAGCAACAGGATATACTACTAATTATGTTAAACTTACAATGAATGATGATGGTAAGAAAGCTATTATTCCAAATGCTGACAACGTTATTGCTGTACATGTTCATCAAACAACGGGAGGGCAAGGTATAGATGTTGGTATTGCAAAGTTCGGACTCATGAATTCCACGAAGAGCTCAAATGCTGACTTAAGTGACTTAAAGGTTGGCGGAACAACTATACCGGCATTCCATGCAAGTACCACTAGCTACGCTGTAGAATTGCCCGAAGGAACAACTGCTGTACCAGAAGTAACTGCAGAAGCTGCAGATATAGATCATGCAACGATTGTCGTTACACAGCCTTTGGAATTACCGGGATCAGCAGTAGTTAGTGTCACTGCAGAAGATGGAACAGTTAAGACTTATACCATTGCATTTACAGTTATCCAAACCCAAACTCCTGGTGCTACAACGGCTTCTCTGGATGGTATCGCGCAAACAACACCGGGCCAAACGTTCGATTTGTCTTATGCACTTAGCAGTAGTGTAACGAACACGACTTATTTCGCGCAAGATATCACGGTAAGCTACGATGCAGATAAGCTAGAGTATATCAATGCAACTTCCCTGAATGAGCAGTGCTTTGTCCTGGATCAAATGGAAACGCCAGGGCAGGTTCGGATCATCACCGCAAATCCGGGCGGAGCTGCAGCGAACGAAGCTCTGATGAAGCTTACTCTGATGAAGCTTACTTTTAAAGCGAAAGGCCTAACGGAATCTGCTTCGGCTGCCGTGTCCCTATCCAAGGTCATCGCCGCCGACGGCAATGGAATGGAATCGGAGATTGAAGGCGGATCGCATACGATACTGATTAAATCTGTTGACAAAACAGCGCTTGCAGCACTCATTTTACACGCGCAGAGCAATCACGACGCGGCCGTAGAAGGTTCAAGAAACGGTCAATACCCAGTCGGCTCCAAAGCTCTCTTGCAAGCAGCCATTGATCAAGCTTCGGCAGTAGCGGCCAATGAATCAGCTTCGCAAGATGACGTAGATCAAGCGGTTACGGTACTAAACACAGCGCTGCAGACGTTCGTTTCCTCCGTGAACACCAGCACTCCTGGGGATGTAAACGGGGATGACAGATACAGCGTAGGCGACCTGGCCCTTGTAGCCGTCAACTACGGTAAAGACTCCACAGACAGCAGCTGGCAGCAAATTAAAGCTATGGACATCAATGGAGATGGAGTTATCAATCTCTTGGATCTTGCTGCTGTAGCAAGTAAAATTTTGAATGTAGAATAG
- a CDS encoding TetR/AcrR family transcriptional regulator, protein MSMIAASAGISHGLLYHYFKSKDELFTELVRLAMEGASGGIDEMFDHPGTVIDKLRHFLQDAMNEEARLFFLLIHQARASEGVPEEVRMIIGNYSIDWFVEQLKPLFLEGQRTGEIASDDAGQLIAGLLTVMSGTMILHASDEENIPLLNPDHLLRLVLAPAHIQPL, encoded by the coding sequence ATGAGCATGATCGCAGCGTCCGCAGGCATCAGCCACGGACTGCTGTACCACTATTTTAAATCCAAGGATGAACTGTTCACCGAGCTTGTGCGACTGGCGATGGAAGGGGCGAGCGGAGGAATCGACGAGATGTTTGACCATCCCGGGACCGTAATCGACAAGCTGAGGCATTTCCTTCAGGACGCGATGAACGAGGAGGCGCGGTTATTCTTCCTGTTGATCCATCAGGCACGGGCATCGGAAGGGGTACCCGAGGAGGTACGGATGATCATCGGGAATTATTCCATCGACTGGTTCGTTGAGCAGCTGAAGCCCCTGTTCCTCGAAGGGCAACGTACCGGAGAAATCGCGAGCGACGACGCCGGCCAGCTCATCGCCGGGCTGCTAACGGTCATGAGCGGCACAATGATTCTTCATGCAAGTGACGAGGAAAATATTCCGCTGCTGAATCCGGATCATCTGCTGAGGCTGGTACTGGCCCCCGCGCATATACAGCCCTTATGA
- a CDS encoding NAD(P)/FAD-dependent oxidoreductase, whose product MNEGIHFGRLEGELSAASSPVFSRAIVIGGSMAGLLAAKVLSDRYNEVIILERDELPDRPANRPGTPQDHHPHRLQDLGKSILEKLFPGWTQDLLAEGAYDREGKEMHLISPLAALQFPYEKDEGCSRPLLEWVIRRRVMAEPRIRVLQGHEAVSLRTKTAEDKVTVTGVRVKKHRGSDVEELQADLVVDASGRYSRLPTWLEEMGFGKPETEILHARLAYSSRYYRIPEHLQNKYSTVLIDGDPSLAEGSGVFSPIEDGLAETTIYRAGGHYPPVDPDKYEQAAAELINPLLAEILAQLEPVGNPRGFRVPECRLNHYESMPAWPIGLLVIGDSICNFDPIYGQGISVAAAEAAELGKALEEVGSATDAGWELKLLQRFGTIILPAWWTIVVADLRWPGVNYEGPLSRRGIEFCQKYLDIVRKQALQGGDMELFGLLMSVQGLDKRPSALFGEEAVRSILIRCKQAVWLEDELEAGETLGVFLERNLPAFDPAS is encoded by the coding sequence ATGAATGAAGGGATCCACTTTGGAAGGCTGGAAGGGGAGCTGTCGGCGGCTAGCTCTCCGGTATTTTCAAGAGCGATAGTCATAGGTGGCAGTATGGCCGGTCTGCTCGCGGCAAAGGTACTTAGCGATCGCTATAATGAAGTTATCATCCTTGAGCGCGATGAACTGCCGGACCGGCCGGCGAATCGTCCGGGAACTCCTCAGGATCACCATCCCCACCGACTGCAGGATCTTGGGAAATCCATTCTAGAGAAATTATTTCCCGGCTGGACTCAGGATCTGCTTGCTGAAGGGGCTTATGACCGGGAAGGAAAGGAAATGCATCTGATCTCGCCGCTTGCGGCTTTACAGTTTCCCTACGAGAAGGATGAAGGCTGTTCTCGCCCGCTATTGGAATGGGTCATTCGGCGCAGGGTGATGGCTGAACCGCGCATTCGGGTCCTACAAGGGCATGAAGCCGTTTCTCTTAGGACAAAAACGGCGGAAGACAAGGTGACTGTAACAGGAGTCAGGGTAAAGAAACACCGCGGAAGTGATGTTGAGGAACTTCAAGCCGATCTGGTAGTGGATGCCTCTGGGCGCTACTCTCGTCTGCCGACTTGGCTGGAGGAGATGGGCTTCGGCAAGCCGGAGACGGAGATCCTGCATGCTCGCCTTGCCTACAGCAGCCGGTATTACCGGATTCCGGAACATTTGCAGAATAAGTACAGCACCGTGCTTATTGACGGGGATCCGTCGCTTGCGGAAGGATCGGGCGTATTTAGCCCGATCGAGGACGGTTTGGCAGAGACGACAATTTATAGGGCAGGCGGGCATTATCCGCCGGTGGATCCGGACAAATACGAGCAGGCAGCGGCTGAGCTAATTAACCCTTTGCTGGCGGAAATTCTCGCCCAGCTTGAGCCGGTAGGAAATCCGAGAGGCTTCCGGGTGCCTGAATGTCGGCTGAATCATTATGAGTCTATGCCAGCGTGGCCAATCGGGCTGCTCGTGATTGGGGATTCAATCTGCAACTTCGATCCCATTTACGGTCAGGGCATATCCGTTGCGGCAGCTGAAGCGGCTGAGCTTGGCAAAGCATTGGAAGAGGTCGGAAGCGCTACTGATGCCGGATGGGAGCTCAAGCTGCTTCAGCGATTCGGAACGATCATTCTTCCGGCATGGTGGACCATTGTCGTGGCGGACTTGAGATGGCCCGGAGTGAACTACGAAGGACCGCTATCCAGACGCGGCATCGAGTTTTGCCAAAAATACTTAGATATCGTGCGCAAGCAGGCGCTTCAAGGCGGTGATATGGAGCTGTTCGGCCTTCTAATGAGCGTGCAGGGCCTGGATAAGAGGCCTTCCGCTTTGTTCGGGGAGGAAGCGGTCCGATCGATTCTGATCCGATGCAAGCAAGCGGTATGGCTGGAGGACGAACTCGAGGCAGGGGAGACCCTTGGCGTTTTCCTGGAGCGGAATCTCCCCGCATTTGATCCTGCAAGCTAG
- a CDS encoding AAA family ATPase encodes MFESFYGLGRSPFSRDVPTSELYKSIILEETLGRLEYAAQRQWFAVITGDCGTGKTTTIRRFTEVLDSAKYSVLNLSDSKLTPRHFYKGLLEQLGCESKFYQGD; translated from the coding sequence ATGTTTGAGTCCTTCTACGGTCTTGGCCGTTCGCCGTTTTCAAGGGATGTCCCGACGAGTGAACTGTACAAATCGATCATTCTTGAAGAAACGCTCGGTCGCTTGGAATATGCCGCTCAAAGACAGTGGTTCGCCGTCATCACCGGTGACTGCGGTACAGGGAAAACGACAACCATAAGGCGCTTTACGGAAGTGTTGGATTCCGCCAAATATAGCGTTCTTAATCTGTCGGACTCCAAACTGACGCCTCGGCATTTCTACAAGGGGCTACTAGAGCAACTTGGCTGTGAGTCGAAGTTTTATCAGGGTGATTGA
- a CDS encoding alpha/beta fold hydrolase, which produces MTNKLQVGSAQVAYQTSGLGPGVLLIHGTGGNARATWSELTTKLSDHYKVVSADYSGSGETQDTGEDLTLDDLVMQNVEVALHEGLEEFHVVGYSLGAVVATAIAALYPDRVKSVTMVGGWVESDSAMALQFHLWRDLFRTDRRLFAELVAHTGFSPGFYQQYQSIGELKELCAVMADNFAPGTDRQSDLDAQINIRPLLNQIAAPALVLGMAHDRIVPVHHAKELASLIPGAAYREIDSGHLIRLENMSTLVEEVSAFIIQHETGL; this is translated from the coding sequence ATGACGAACAAACTTCAAGTCGGATCGGCTCAAGTCGCCTACCAAACGAGCGGACTCGGTCCCGGCGTCCTTCTTATCCATGGAACCGGGGGAAACGCCCGGGCCACCTGGAGTGAACTGACCACCAAGCTGTCGGATCATTATAAGGTTGTCTCCGCCGATTACAGCGGATCCGGTGAAACGCAGGACACTGGGGAAGACCTCACGCTGGATGATCTCGTGATGCAGAATGTGGAGGTTGCCTTGCATGAGGGCTTGGAAGAGTTCCATGTCGTCGGTTATTCGTTGGGTGCAGTTGTCGCTACAGCAATTGCAGCACTTTATCCGGATAGGGTGAAAAGCGTTACGATGGTGGGGGGCTGGGTGGAAAGCGATTCGGCGATGGCGCTACAATTCCATCTATGGCGGGACCTGTTCCGGACCGACCGTCGGCTCTTCGCGGAGCTGGTCGCTCATACCGGTTTCAGCCCCGGGTTCTACCAACAGTACCAATCCATCGGGGAATTGAAAGAGTTATGCGCCGTCATGGCCGACAATTTCGCACCGGGTACGGATCGGCAGTCCGATCTGGATGCCCAAATTAATATCCGCCCGCTTCTGAACCAGATTGCAGCACCTGCTCTCGTGCTTGGCATGGCGCACGATCGCATCGTTCCCGTACACCATGCCAAAGAACTGGCGTCGCTCATCCCAGGAGCCGCATATCGCGAGATCGACTCCGGACACCTGATACGCCTGGAGAATATGTCGACATTGGTTGAAGAAGTCAGTGCTTTTATAATTCAGCATGAAACCGGTCTGTAA
- a CDS encoding NAD(P)-binding domain-containing protein has protein sequence MKISVLGTGNMGKALVKQIAANIEGQVLWSSRNSEELEEIAKNFQLNQIMPVSNEEALHADIIIPAFPAAALLDWALANRELLKNKIVVDISNPFNDDFSGFTTAWGNLLPNIFSLYCQNPK, from the coding sequence ATGAAAATTAGCGTACTAGGAACTGGTAACATGGGTAAGGCATTGGTCAAGCAAATCGCGGCAAATATAGAGGGGCAAGTGTTGTGGAGTTCACGTAATTCAGAAGAATTGGAAGAAATAGCAAAAAATTTTCAGCTGAATCAGATCATGCCCGTCTCAAATGAGGAGGCACTTCATGCTGATATTATCATTCCTGCATTCCCGGCAGCAGCATTATTGGACTGGGCACTAGCCAACAGGGAACTGCTCAAGAATAAAATCGTTGTTGATATCTCAAACCCCTTTAATGACGATTTCAGTGGCTTCACGACAGCTTGGGGGAATCTTCTTCCGAACATCTTCAGTCTGTACTGCCAGAATCCAAAGTGA